Proteins encoded in a region of the Populus nigra chromosome 3, ddPopNigr1.1, whole genome shotgun sequence genome:
- the LOC133688858 gene encoding pectinesterase inhibitor 3, whose amino-acid sequence MSPPFSLFNLLFIFISFSTSPYSAAAKSHNAPRDLVRSSCVHASYPNLCLRTLSSYAGPANTPRDLAQAAVKVSIARARKVSNYLSTLSGLKKKRERVALSDCVEQIYDSVDELSKTLGELKHLREETFRWQMSNAQTWVSAALTNEDTCLDGFHEVESKAKDDVKRKITNVARVTSNALYMINRLDESRGRPKLGH is encoded by the coding sequence ATGTCGccccctttctctctctttaaccTTCTCTTCATCTTCATTTCCTTCTCCACATCTCCTTACTCCGCCGCTGCAAAGTCCCACAATGCACCGCGAGATCTAGTCCGTTCATCCTGCGTCCACGCTAGTTACCCTAACCTCTGCCTCCGCACTCTTTCGTCTTATGCAGGCCCTGCCAACACCCCACGCGACCTGGCCCAAGCAGCTGTCAAGGTAAGCATTGCACGTGCCAGGAAAGTGTCAAACTACTTGAGCACACTCTCGGGTcttaagaaaaagagagagcgAGTTGCACTGAGTGACTGTGTTGAGCAGATATATGACTCGGTGGATGAGCTGAGCAAGACACTGGGTGAGTTGAAGCATTTGAGAGAGGAAACGTTTAGGTGGCAGATGAGTAATGCACAGACATGGGTCAGCGCTGCCTTGACTAACGAGGACACGTGTCTTGATGGGTTTCACGAAGTTGAAAGCAAAGCCAAGGATGATGTGAAGAGAAAGATCACTAATGTTGCTAGGGTTACTAGTAATGCTTTGTACATGATTAATCGTCTTGATGAAAGTCGTGGGAGGCCGAAGCTGGGTCATTGA